Proteins encoded together in one Quercus lobata isolate SW786 chromosome 3, ValleyOak3.0 Primary Assembly, whole genome shotgun sequence window:
- the LOC115980972 gene encoding uncharacterized protein LOC115980972 → MCRAFPTTLKGPVRIWFSRLTPNSINSFKELSTEFASHFIGGHKYKKSTACLMNIKQWEDKTLRSYITRFNKEMLSIDEADDKILVTTFTNGLRKGKFLFSLYKNDPKTMSDVLYKATKYMNAEDALLARKEKPRKRERQEDLRQDRGRNMARTEEQKDDKRSKPPARRFTSFTPLTIPIDQVLMQIKDEGALTFFGKLKGDPNKRPRDRYCCFHRDHGHDTADCYDLKQQIEALIRQGKLKKFVSRERTDPPTQEQAPQRDNERPKPPLGDIRMIVGGTATTDSSKKARKTYLRMVQNVQMTGVVLKMPRVDNPIIGFSEKGA, encoded by the coding sequence ATGTGCAGAGCCTTCCCCACCACGCTGAAGGGCCCCgtaaggatttggttcagcagGTTGACGCCCAACTCCATTAATTCCTTCAAGGAGTTAAGCACCGAATTCGCATCGCACTTCATCGGGGGACACAAGTATAAGAAGTCTACTGCATGCTTAATGAACATTAAGCAATGGGAAGATAAGACGCTGAGGTCCTACATCACCCGCTTTAACAAGGAAATGCTCTCGATTGATGAAGCTGACGACAAAATACTTGTAACAACCTTCACAAATGGGTTGcggaagggtaagtttttgttttctttatacaagAACGACCCAAAAACCATGTCGGATGTACTTTATAAGgccaccaagtacatgaatgccGAGGATGCACTACTGGCTCGAAAGGAAAAGcctaggaagagagagaggcaagAAGACCTGCGACAGGACAGGGGGCGAAATATGGCAAGGACCGAAGAGCAAAAAGATGACAAGCGCTCTAAGCCCCCGGCAAGGAGGTTCACAAGCTTCACCCCGCTAACCATCCCAAtcgaccaagtcctaatgcaaatAAAGGACGAAGGAGCCTTAACCTTCTTTGGAAAGCTGAAGGGGGATCCCAACAAACGGCCTAGAGACAGGTACTGCTGCTTCCACCGTGATCACGGTCATGACACAGCTGACTGCTatgacttgaagcagcaaattGAAGCTCTTATTAGGCAAGGGAAGTTAAAAAAGTTCGTCAGCAGGGAGAGAACAGATCCGCCTACTCAAGAACAAGCCCCCCAACGGGACAACGAGCGTCCCAAACCACCCCTGggagacataaggatgattgTGGGAGGCACGGCGACTACCGACTCGTCCAAAAAGGCCCGAAAGACTTACCTCAGAATGGTTCAAAATGTTCAGATGACAGGTGTTGTCCTGAAGATGCCACGGGTTGATAACCCAATTATTGGTTTCTCAGAAAAAGGTGCTTGA